A window from Triticum aestivum cultivar Chinese Spring chromosome 6D, IWGSC CS RefSeq v2.1, whole genome shotgun sequence encodes these proteins:
- the LOC123142603 gene encoding uncharacterized protein, which translates to MAIDEAELEPLEFAEKMHTQQELQQQKLEMLVQIRKHNSESQSVILETLQRQLESADFDTSASIFTLEQIQGNVEKHSSSHISRGERFTSHPVFSLYYSRCGTC; encoded by the exons ATGGCTATTGATGAAGCCGAGCTTGAGCCTCTAGAATTTGCCGAGAAAATGCACACTCAACAGGAATTACAACAACAG AAACTGGAGATGTTAGTTCAGATTAGAAAACACAATTCCGAGAGCCAATCTGTCATACTTGAGACT TTGCAGAGGCAGTTGGAGAGTGCTGATTTCGATACCAGTGCGTCAATATTCACTCTGGAGCAGATCCAAGGGAATGTTGAGAAACACTCCAGTTCACATATTTCAAGAGGTGAGAGATTTACGTCGCATCCAGTCTTCTCCCTGTACTATAGCCGATG TGGCACCTGTTGA